In Canis lupus dingo isolate Sandy chromosome 33, ASM325472v2, whole genome shotgun sequence, a single genomic region encodes these proteins:
- the LOC112641340 gene encoding olfactory receptor 5K3-like gives MTEDNYSLTTEFILIGFTDHPKMKTVLFVVFLTIYLITMVGNLGLVPLILMERRLHTPMYIFLGNLALMDSCCACAITPKMLENFFSKDRMISLYECMAQFYFFCLAETADCFLLAAMAYDRYVAICSPLQYHTLMSKKLCLQMTAGAYIAGNLHSIIHIVFLFRLTFCRSHQINHFFCEFLPLFKLSCVDPYINELLMFIFPGSVLVFSIIIVIISYLCILFMIFKMKSKEGRGRATSTCASHFLSVSMFYGSLLFVYIRPNSVKEEDKDISVAIFYTLVIPLLNPFIYSLRNKEVINAMKKNIKKNF, from the coding sequence ATGACTGAGGATAATTACTCCTTGACAACTGAATTTATTCTCATAGGATTTACAGATCACCCAAAGATGAAGACCGTCCTGTTTGTGGTGTTTCTCACTATCTATCTGATCACCATGGTGGGGAATCTGGGCCTGGTGCCATTGATCCTTATGGAGCGTCGCCTTCACACACCCATGTACATCTTTCTGGGCAACCTGGCTCTAATGGATTCCTGTTGTGCCTGTGCCATTACCCCCAAGATGTTAGAGAATTTCTTTTCGAAGGACAGAATGATTTCCCTCTATGAATGCATggcacagttttattttttctgccttgcTGAAACCGCAGACTGCTTTCTTCTGGCAGcaatggcctatgaccgctatgtggccatctgcagcCCACTGCAGTACCACACCCTGATGTCGAAGAAGCTCTGCCTTCAGATGACCGCAGGGGCCTACATAGCAGGAAACCTGCATTCCATAATTCATATAGTGTTTCTCTTTCGGTTAACTTTCTGTAGGTCTCATCAGATTAATCActttttttgtgaatttcttCCATTATTCAAACTCTCCTGTGTTGACCCTTATATCAATGAATTGTTGATGTTTATCTTTCCAGGTTCAGTTCTAGTGTTCTCTATTATCATAGTCATAATCTCTTATCTCTGCAttcttttcatgattttcaaaatgaaatccaaagagggaagaggcagagctACTTCTACTTGTGcatctcactttctctctgtctcaatgtTCTATGGTTCTCTTCTCTTTGTGTACATTCGACCAAATTCAGTTAAAGAAGAGGATAAAGATATATCTGTTGCTATTTTTTATACTCTAGTAATCCCTTTATTAAACCCTTTTATTTATAGTCTAAGAAATAAGGaagtgataaatgctatgaaaaaaaacataaagaaaaatttttga
- the LOC112641332 gene encoding olfactory receptor 5K3-like — protein sequence MTEDNYSLTTEFILIGFTDHPKLKTVLFVVFLTIYLVTMVGNLGLVALILMERRLHTPMYIFLGNLALMDSCCACAITPKMLENFFSKDRMISLYECMAQFYFLCLAETTDCFLLAAMAYDRYVAICSPLQYHTLMSKKLCLQMTAVAYIPGNLHPVIYIGLLFRLTFCRSHQINHFFCDVLPLFKLSCVDPYINELLIFIFSGSVLVFSIIVVIISYLCILFMIFKMKSKEGRGKALSTCASHFLSVSMFYGSLLFVYVRPNSVKEEDKDISVAIFYTLVIPLLNPFIYSLRNKEVINAMKKNIRKNF from the coding sequence ATGACTGAGGATAATTACTCCTTGACAACTGAATTTATTCTCATAGGATTTACAGATCACCCAAAGTTGAAGACCGTTCTGTTTGTGGTGTTTCTCACTATCTATCTGGTGACCATGGTGGGGAATCTGGGCCTGGTGGCATTGATCCTTATGGAGCGTCGCCTTCACACACCCATGTACATCTTTCTGGGCAACCTGGCTCTAATGGATTCCTGTTGTGCCTGTGCCATTACCCCCAAGATGTTAGAGAATTTCTTTTCGAAGGACAGAATGATTTCCCTCTATGAATGCAtggcacaattttattttctctgtcttgCTGAAACTACAGATTGCTTTCTCCTGGCAGcaatggcctatgaccgctatgtggccatctgcagcCCACTGCAGTACCACACCCTGATGTCGAAGAAGCTctgccttcagatgactgcagtgGCCTACATACCCGGAAATCTCCATCCCGTAATTTATATTGGGCTTCTCTTTCGGTTAACTTTCTGTAGGTCTCATCAGATTAATCACTTTTTTTGTGATGTTCTTCCATTATTCAAACTCTCCTGTGTTGACCCTTATATCAATGAATtgttgatatttatattttcaggcTCAGTTCTAGTGTTCTCTATTATTGTAGTCATAATCTCTTATCTCTGCATCCTTTTcatgattttcaaaatgaaatccaAAGAGGGAAGAGGCAAAGCCTTATCTACTTGTGcatctcactttctctctgtctcaatgtTCTATGGTTCTCTTCTCTTTGTGTACGTTCGACCAAATTCAGTTAAAGAAGAGGATAAAGATATATCTGTTGCTATTTTTTATACTCTAGTAATCCCTTTATTAAACCCTTTTATTTATAGTCTACGGAATAAGGAAGtaataaatgctatgaaaaaaaacataaggaaaaattttTGA